The stretch of DNA CGATGCGGCTGTCCACCGCGGCGATGGCCGCCGCGTACACCTCCTGCTGGCGTTGCGGGTCGCCAGCCACCAGCCGCTGCAGCAGCTGTTCCGCGGCCGGGCCGTGGTCGTCGGAGTCGACTTCGATATGGCGTTGCAGGTAGTAGCGAAAGGTCGGCGCCTGCTCGATACCGATGCCCCAGTCGTCGAGGATGCGCTGGAACATCCGCGGGATGACGCTTTCCCGGCCATGGAGAAAGGCCGCCGCCACGCAATGGGCCGGCGCCTGCACGGCGGTGTGCACGGTCTGGCGGACAAAGGCGCTGGCAGCCGGGTCGGCGTCGACGCTGTGCAGGGCGGTGTCGAAACTCACGCCCTCCTGTTGCAGCGCGACGAAGCGTTCCACGACCCCGGTGGTGGCGCCGACTTCACGCATGGCGTCCAGGTACAGCTCGAAATGGCTGTAATGGCCTTGCCCGGGGCGATCGTCGGACTCTTCGCCGAGCACGATCTCGTTGATCAGCCGCGCGGCGCGAGGATCCCGCGGCGGTAGCCAGGGCAGGCGCACGCAGGTCAGTTCCTGTTGCAGGCGCTTGGTCAGCGACATGAAGTCCCACACGGCGAAAACATGGGCCTGCATGAAGCGTTGAAGAACCGCGAGTGTGTTGATTTCGGCAAAAATGGGATGGGCGCTGAGTGTGGCCTTGCGGGCGTCGAGAAGTTCTTTGCTGGCGTTCATTTAGGCTACCTGTCTGAGATGTTCAAGTGTGTTTGATTGGCCGATTAGTTGCGGCTCGTATAGGTTTTTTAACCAGTGCTTATTTGTTGCGAGCGAACAGGGGCCTCAAACCTGAGTTGATAATCTTGAAAGTTTTATAGTGCTGGCCGGTCTATCCGTTAAAGAACCGTCGTCTTGGCGTTATGGGCTTGCGAGAGCCAATAAAGCCGAGGCTTGCCAGGTGCTCATGAACGGCTGCTCGACGTTGTTTAATGTCGGCGGAGAAAAAACTAATACAGGAGAAAGTGTCGGGCAAGTTGTTTTTATAATACTTTTCAAACTTGTATTTTTGTCGTGCGACAAGTTGCTGCAAAACTTCTGGTTGAAGTTTTGTTGAGGTGAAGTTGCCCCTTCCGACTTATATAAGTCAGAATTTTTAACGCTGAGTGAATGCCTCACTCGAAGCAAACTTCGAAGCGCTGAGTTGAAGTCGTTGAATATCTGGGAGAAGGCATGCGGGAGCCGATCCCGGTCATGCCCTCCAGTCGCTGGGCTCCTTGCGTGGGTCTGCAGATCGACGTGTGCGGGCAAGCCTGCGCGCCGCTCACGTCCCTTTTTCAGTCGGCGACAGCAAGAGTGGGCCCAAATCGCCGGCTGAGCCATCGTCGGCGGGCCTGTGAGGGCAGGAGCGGGGGAGGAAGACGGCGGATTATTCGCCGAGCAGGCCCAGGTGGATATTGATGATCTGCAGCAGGCGCTGGCGCTGGGACTTGATGAAGAAGTGATTGCCGGCCACCTCGATCAGCTCGAACTCACGGCGGGTGAACTCGCGCCAGTTGGCCATGTTGCTGGCGGGGGCCAGCGGGTCCTCGCTGCCATAGAAGGCGGTGAGGGGAATGTCGAGGTTGCCGCTCGACAGATCGCGCCAGGACTCGAACAGCTTCAGGTCGGCGCGCAGCAGCGTTTCGTACTGGTTCCGGCTGGCCTGGTCGCGGGGGATTTCGATCGGCGTGGCGCCCAGCGACAGCATGGCTTCCTGGAAGGGCGCCGCGGGCAGCATGTGCAGCAACGGCCGGGGCGATGGGTAGTCGGGGCTGCGGCAGGCGGAAATGAACAGGTGGCGGGTCTGGCCGGGGTAGTGCGCCTGGGCGTGCTTGGCGGTTTCGTAGGCCAGCATCCCGCCCAGGCCATGGCCGAACAGGGCGTGGGGCTTGGCCAGCAGAGGGCGCAGTGCAGGGAAAGTGTCGGCCAGCAGCCGCGGCCAGTCGTCGACCGGGGTTTCGGCCTGGCGGCTGCCGTGGCCGGGCAGTCGCACCAGCACCAGCTCGATGTGTCCGCCCAGCCCGGTGGACCAGTTGCGCAGCTGTTCCGGGTCCGCGCCGGTCTGCGGAAAGCAGATGAGCCGGGTTTTCGCCGGCTCGCCGGAGTTGAGCACCATCAGCCATTTGTCATTGCGCGCGTGCACTGCTTTTCCTTAAGCCGGTGTGCCGGTCATTGAGTGTTGCATCGTGGCTGCGTCATGCCGCCGTTATCGCTGTCAGCCCTCGGCGGTCCGTTCAAGGTAGTCGCGAATGGTCTTCGCGGCCTTTTCCAGATGGCCGCGCAGCACCTCCACCGCTCGCTCGACGTCCTTGGCCTCGGCGGCGTCGGTCATGGCGTTGTGGTCGTCCTGGGTCAACTTGCCCAGGCCCATGGAAGACAGATGGAAGCGCAGGAAGCGTTCTTCCTCGTTCAACTCGAGCTCGATCAGGCGCAGTAGCTTCTGGTTCGGCGCCCGGTGGTACAGCGACATGTGGAACAAGCGGTTGAGACGGCCGATTTCGGCGTGGTCGGTTTCGTTTTCCAGCTGCGCGATGTAGCCACGGGCCTGGGCGATATCCTCGGCGTCGAGCAGCGGGATCGACAGGCGCAGCGCCTCCAGTTCCAGCAGCAGGCGCAGGCCGTAGGTTTCCACCGCGTCATAGCCGATCAGTTCGGCGACCACCGCGCCTTTGTGCGGTACCACATGCAACAGCGATTGCGCTTCGAGCTGGCGCAAGGCCTCGCGCACCGGCATGCGGCTGACGCCGAAGAGGTCGGCCAGATCCTGCTGGCGCAGCGCCGTGCCGCTGGGCAGGCGGCCGTCGAGAATCGCCGCGCGCAGGGTTTCCTCGATCACCGAGCGCGCGAGGTGGGCGGGGATTGGCCCGCTGACTGCGATCTTGCTCAAGGGCCTCGGTTTTTCTGTCACGTTAACGCTATCCTGTTTTCTGAGGTTTGGATCCAATGGACGCTAGATAGCGCCCTGCAGCTTGTCAAACCAGCCGTCTGGGCCCTGTCGTGGATTTTGCCGGCGCTGATTCTCGTGGCAGCCCTCCTGAGGCTCAAGCACTGGCCGATAAACGAACAAGTCCCTGCTTTCAGCTTAGCGTCTCCAGAGGGGCTGTGATTGTAAGGTGCCATTGTCTTTTGGCGGACCAACCTGCACCATCCTTCGACCCACGACAGCTCCCATGGACTCTTCGCATTGGCGGCACGTTTAGCTCTTTCTCGGACCCTGCGCTGGCTGTTTTCGGCGCTGCTGCTGGCCGGCTTGCTGCTGGGTGGCCTGCAGGCCGATTGGGACTTTTCGCAGATCAGCCGCCGCGCCACCGCACTGTACGGGCCGCTGGGCGAAGGGCAGAAGCGCATCGACGCCTGGCAGCAGCTGCTGGCGACCCAGAACCAGGCCAGCGAGATGGAACAGCTCAAGGTGGTCAACCTGTTCTTCAACAAGAACATGCGCTACGTGGAAGACATCGACCTGTGGCATCAGGTGGATTATTGGGAAACCCCGGTCGAGGCCCTGTGGAAGGGCGCCGGCGATTGCGAGGACTATGCGATCGCCAAGTATTTCAGCCTGCGCCACCTCGGTGTTTCCAGTGACAAGCTGCGCATCACCTACGTCAAGGCCCTGCGCCAGAACCGCGCGCACATGGTGTTGACCTACTATTCAAGCCCGGAGGCCATGCCGTTGGTCCTCGACAGCCTGATCGACGCTATCCAGCCGGCCAGCCAGCGTACCGACCTGCTGCCGGTGTACGCCTTCAATGCCGAGGGCCTGTGGCTGCCCGGCAAGGGCAGCAAGAAAGTCGGTGACACCAAGCGCCTGTCCCGGTGGCAGGACGTGTTGAAGAAAATGCAGGCCGAAGGTTTTCCGGTCGAGACGACTCACTAGGAGCACGAGCTCAGATGTCTTTGTTCAAACAACTGTTGATCGCAATCTGTCTGTTCCTGGTGGTCGCCTTCAGCGGCAGCTTCATGGTCAGCCTGGAAAGTTCGCGCACCCAGTACGTCAACCAGCTGCGCTCCCATGCCCAGGACGCGGCCACGGCGCTGGCCTTGTCCCTGACCCCGAACATCGACGACCCGGCGATGGTCGAGCTGCTGGTCAGCTCGATTTTCGACAGCGGCTACTACTCAAGCATCCGCGTGATCAACCAGGTCACCGAAGAGGTCATGGTCGAGCGCAGCGGCACGCCCGAGGTCAGCGACGTACCGGACTGGTTCGTCAAGCTGATCGGCCTGGAGCCGGCCGGCGGCGACGCCCTGGTCAGCCGTGGCTGGCAACAGGCGGCGCGGGTCGAGGTGGTCAGCCATCCGATGTTCGCCGTCGCCAAGCTCTGGCAAAGCGCCCTGGGCAGCCTCGGCTGGCTGCTGCTGTGCGGTGCCGTGAGCGCGGTGCTGGGGGCCTTGCTGCTGCGCCGCCAGCTCAAGCCGCTGGACTACATGGTGCAGCAATCCCACGCCATTGCCCGCCGCGAATTCCTCAGCCTGCCCGAGTTGCCGCGCACGCCGGAACTGCGCCGCGTGGTGCAGGCGATGAACCAGATGGTCGAGAAACTCAAGGCGCTGTTCCAGGAACAGGCCGAGCGCAGCGAAAGGCTGCGGGTCGAGTCCTACCAGGACAACCTGACCGGCCTGGCCAACCGTCGTTACTTCGAGATGCAGCTCAATGCCCGGGTGAGCAACCCGGAACAGGCCAGCTCCGGCTACCTGCTGTTGCTGCGGGTCAAGGACCTGGCCGGCCTGAACCAGCGCCTGGGCGGGCAGCGCACCGACCAACTGCTGCAGGCGGTGGGCGAACAATTGCAGCGTGAGTGCGCGCGGTACCCGGAAACCCACAACCTGGTGACCCGCATCCGCGGTGGCGAATTTGCCGTGCTGGCGCCGGGGCTGGTGCGCGAAGAGGCGCTGCAGCTGGCGCAGAACCTGGAAAACGCCTTGGCCAGCCTGCACGCCACCGGCGCCACCGACGTGGTGTCCGTGGCCTCCATCGGCCTGGCGCCTTTCGTCCATGGCGACTCACCGCAGGCGGTGCTCGGCCTGGGCGACCAGGCCCTGGCCCAGGCCGAAGCCCAGGGCGATACGAGCTGGGCCTGCCTGGACCACGACGCGGCGGCCAGCGTCGGCGACGACCATCACGCCTGGCACACCCTGCTGGACGGGGCCTTGAGCCAGCAGCGGTTCGAGCTGTATTTCCAGCCGGTGGTCGCGACCCGCGATACCGCGCTGGTGCTGCATTACAAGGTGCTGTCGCGCTTGCTCGACGAGCAGGGCCAGACCATTGCCGCCGGGCGCTTCCTGCCGTGGCTGGAGCGCTTTGGCTGGACCTCGCGCCTGGACCTGCTGATGCTCGAACAGGTGCTCAAGCAGATGGCCGGGCATCAGGACTCGCTGGCATTGAACCTGTCGGCCGCGACCCTGGCCGACCCGCAGGCCTTGAACAAGGTGTTCGAGATCCTGCGCCAGCACTCCAGCCTGGGGCCGCGCCTGACCCTGGAGATCGGCGAAGAGCAGTTGCCTGAACAAGCGCTGCTGGAACAATTGACCCGCCGCCTGCGCGAGCTGGGTTTCTCCCTGAGCCTGCAGCGTTTCGGCGGGCGCTTCAGCATGATCGGCAACCTGGCGCGACTGGGCCTGGCCTACCTGAAGATCGACGGCAGCTACATCCGCGACATCGACCAGGAAAGCGACAAGCGCCTGTTTATCGAAGCCATCCAGCGCGCCGCCCACAGCATCGACCTGCCGCTGATCGCCGAGCGCGTGGAAACCGAAGGGGAGTTGCAGGTGATTCGCGAGATGGGCCTGTACGGCGTCCAGGGCCGCCTGGTCGGCGAGCCCGCGCCCTGGCGCTGAGGCGCTGAACGAAGATCGCCAGCCAGCGGCACCCGCGCAGGTGCGGGAACCGCTGGCCGGCGATTATCAGATCAGGCCGGTTTCATCGTCGTTGATCAGGTGGCTCAGGCCACCCAGCGCCTCACGCGCCTGGGTCCGGTCCATCAGCTTGGCCTGGGCCGCCGGTGGCAGGTCGGTGACGCGGATCACGCCCTTGCTGGTCAGCACTTGAATCAAGTCGTCGAGTACCCGGATCATTTCCAGGTCGCTCTGCTTGAGTTGTTTCAGGCTGACTTCCACCACCTCGTTGGCGAACCACTGCTGGATCTCATTGTGGTCGGCCGCCAGTGTTTCCGTGGCCTCGGCGTAAGGTGTGGCCTCCACGCGAACCAGTTGGCCCTGTGCATCGCGTTGCACGTAGAACATGGGGAATCCCTCTAGATATGGTCCGGCATCATGCTGTCAGCAGCATAGGCCAACGGCGCGCTTTGGTCGCGAGTATGCGACGTGGCGGCACAATCGTCACGGTGGGAAGAACCGGCCACCCAGGACGGGTGGCCGGTCGACCGTGGATCAGCTGTTGTTGTGATCGATCTTGATGGTCGGGTCGCTACCGGCGATCAGCGAGTTGATGTTGGTGTTGGACCAGTTGTTGCCCTCCAGCTTGATCGTCACGTCCGCGTTGGCAATGCCGCCGGCCGCGTTGAGCTTGCCTTCGGAACTGACCTGCAGGGTCGAGGTACCGTCCACCGTGGTGATCTTCAGGAAGTTGTCGATGGTGCTGGCGCTCTCGCCCTGCAACAGGTCCCGCAGGTCGATACGGTCGCCTTCGCTGGCCTTGAAGTCCTTGATCACATCATTGCCGGTGTCGCCGGCCTTCCAGACGAAGGTGTCGGCACCCGAGCCGCCGATCAGGATGTCATTGCCCGCGCCACCGATCAGCGTGTCGTTGCCGGTACCGCCCAACAGGATGTCGTTGCCTTTGCCACCGTCGAGCAGGTCGTTGCCGCCCTGGCCGAAGATGATGTCGTTGCCGGCACCGCCCAGCAGCGTGTCATTGCCGTCATGGGCCCCGGACACATCGAAATCGGTGTAGTGCTCGGTGATGTACTGGTGCACGTTGCTGGTGGTGACGCTGCTCGCGGCCACGCCGGTCTTCTGCGCCACGAAGGCCTGCATGGCCTGGTAGCCCTCGCCGGCGATGCCGTTGAAGCTCACCAGGTCGCCGAAGAGGATGTCGTTGCCGTTGCCGCCGCTGACCGTGTCGGCTCCCGGCATGGTCGCTTCGGTATGGCCGAGGATAGCGTCGGCCAGGTTCGACGGGTCGATATTGGTCTGTGGTGTGCTGTCGGTGTCGTACGGCCGCAGGTCGTTGAGGCTGACATCGTTGTTCAGGCCAATCGCTTCCACCTGCGACAGGTTGCTCAGCAGGGTGAAGCTGCTGCTGGAGTTGCTGGTGGTGGCGTTGTTGGTGTAGCTGCCCGCGCCGGCCAGGCTGGACAGCTCATAGGTGCCATCGCCCTGGGCATGCAGGGTGCCAGCGTTGTAACTGGACCAGCTGCCCCAGGCCTGCGTCCATACCGTGACGCTGCCGCTGCTGTTGATATCGATCAGGTGCGTGCTGTCCGGTTGCAGCCGGACGGTATCGCCCAGCTGATAGTTGCTGGTCGTGATCACGTTATCGAGCCTGACGCTGCCGTACAGGATCGGGTTGGTCTGCTCGCCGGACTGGTAGTACGTCGGTTTACCGTCGGTGATGAAGTACGTCAGGTTGGTGGCGTTGGTATTGCTGGTGGCTGCACTGCTCTGGAAGAAGTTGGCCGTGGTCTTGAACACGTCCTCGTAGTTGGTGCCGCCGCCGGACGCCATGCTGTCCAGAATCGCCTTGAGCTGGGTCAGGGCGTTCGGATCGTTGAGGTTTACCGAAACCTGCTTGTTGACCTGGGTATCGAAGTCCGCCAGGAAGATGTTCACGGTGCCTGAGGTGCTGCTGCCCAGGCTGTTCTTCAGGGTATTGAACACCGTAGTCAGCGAGTTCTTGGCGGCGGTGAGCGAGGCGTCGCTCATGCTGCCGGAGCTGTCGACCATGAACGCGATGTTGTAGTTCTTGCCTTGCACCACGTTCAGGCCGGCGACGTCGGCGACCATGATGTCGTTGCCCTCGGTGCCGACGAAGTTGTCGTCGCCCGCTGTGGCGACGCTGGCGCTGTAGGTCGCCGGGTACACCGTGACCGGGATCTGCGCGGTGCTGCTGGCCGAGCCGCCCAGGGACTCGGTGGAAGTCGAGGTCACGGTCAGGTTGAACGAGCCGTTGTAGTGCGACGGTGGGGTGATCGTCAGCGTACCCAGGTTCCAGCCGGTGACATTGACTTCGCTGACGCTGCCGCCCGCGGTGAAGGTATGACCGGCGCCATCGCTGAGCACCGAACCGGCCGGAATGCCGCCGATCTTCACGCTCAGGCTTTCCGAGCCGTCGGTATCGGTCAGGGCGGTGGTGATCTTCGACAGCTTGACGCTGCCACCTTCGGCACCCTCGTTGAGCTTGTAGCCGTCGTAGTAGCCCTCGCCGTTGCTGCCGTGCAGCTCGGAAAGGGTGACGCCGGCATTGTTCAGCGCGGTTTCGCTCGGGTACATCGGGATGTTGGCGTTGCTCAGGTCGACCGGTGTGCTGCCATTGACCGACAGGTTGACGTCATAGCTGCCCGGGCCGCTCTGGTTGGCGTGGTAGATGTCCAGGGTGTAGTAGCCGCTGGTGGTCGGGGTGAACGAACCGCTGATGCTGCCACCGGCCCCCCAGGTCGCGGTGGCCACGTTCTTGCCACCGATGGTGATCAGCAGGCTGTCGTCGCCGACACCGCTGAAGCTGTAGGTCTTGCCGGCTTCGAGGTAGATCAGGCCGGAGGTCTTCGAGCCGCTGCCGCCGGCCACGCTGGCGTCGGACTGGGCGTTGGTCACCGTCGTGCTGCTGGTCGGGTTGCCGGAGTTGTTGAACACGGTTTTCAGCGCATCGCCGGTGATGCCGCTGCCGTTGGTGCCCAGGCCGCTGAGGCTGGTCCAGGACTCCTTGAGCAGGCCGATGGAGTTCACGCTGTTGCTCGCCACGCCCAGGGTCGGCGCATCGGCCACCGGGGTGATGTCGATCTTCACGGTGCCGGTGGTACCCAGGGCCTGGCCGTCGGTTGGCTGGAACTTGATCTGCGCGTAGTCGGCCTGCTGGTTGCCCACGCCACTGCCGTTGTAGCCGTCGACACCCGACTCGTTGGCATCCGGGGTGAAGCGCAGCTTGCCGGCGTCGATATCGGCCTTGCTGAAGGTCTGGTTGCTGGCCACGTCCTTCCAGGTCGAGCCGTCGAGGTATTGCAGCTTGCCGTCGCCTGGCAGCTGGGTGATTTTCACCCCGAGGCTGGCCACAGGGCTGTCCACGTCGCTGACGCCGAAGGTGGCCCAGGTCAGGGTCAGGGCGGTGTCTTCGGTGCCGGTCACGGCGCCGCCGGTGGCCACTGGCGCGTCGTTCACCGCCACCACGTTGACCGTGGTGGTGGCGACGTTGGAGTAGTTGCTGCCATCGGTCACCGTCACGGTGATGGTCCGCGGCGTGGTGCTCGGGTCCTCACTGTTGTTGGTGAAGGTGATGTTCTTGATCTGCTGCATGTAGTCGGCCAGCGTCGCATTGCCGGACAGGGTCAGGGTGATGGTGCCCGCCTGGCTGTTGGCATTGATGGTGATGCCGTTGACGCTGTTGCCCAGGTTCAGCTCATCGCCCGGCTGACGGTTGGTCAGCACGATGGTGGCGCCGGTCAGCATCGTGCTGTCCGGGTCGGTGATCGACAGGTCGGTATCGCCAATGGACACGCCTGGGCCGCTGGTGCCTTCGGTGAAGGTCACCTTGTAGTCGGCCCCGGTGGCGCCGCTGGAGTTGTTGGCATCCAGGTCGAGGACCGGTGGCGCATCGTTGTCGATGATCGAAGTGGTGACGCTGCCATTGGTGTCGCTGACCACCAGGTTCTCGAAGTTGCCGCCGCTGGCCGAGTCGATCTTGACCACGAAGTTTTCCGTGCCCTCGGTGATCTTGTCGTCGATGGTGGCGACGTTGAAGCTGGCGCTGCTGGAGCCCGCCGGGATCTTCACGGTGTACACGCCGGTGAAGTCCGAGCCGTCGGCGGCGGTGCCGCTGTAGCTGATCTTCAGGGTGACCTCGGTTTGCGCCGGGCTGGTCAGGCTGACGGTGTAGGTCGCGGCCTGGCCTTCGGTGACCGAGGTGCTGCCGTTGATGCTCACAGTTGTGGTGTTGATGGTGTCGGTGACGCTGGTCACGGCCGGCGTGGTGCTTGGCACCAGGTTCTCGAAGTTGCCGCCGGTGGTGCTGGCGATACTGGCGCTGACGTTGCCGGCGTCGATGTACACATCGTCGCTCGGCGCGGCCACGGTCACGCTGCCGGTGGTGGCGCCGGCGGCGATGTTGATCACCGCGCCGTTGCTCAGGGTCACGGTCATGGCCGTGCCGGTGGCGTTGGTCAGGGTCGCGGTGTAGACGATCGAACCGCCTTCGGCCACGGTGCTGGTGGCGCTGAGCGACAGGTTGGTGGTGTCCGGAGTGTCGGTCACGGTGGTGCTGACCGGCGTCTTGTCGGCCACCAGGTTCTCGAAGTTGCCGCCGCTGACGGTGCTGATCGAGTTGCTCAGTGGCGTGTGGCCAACCAGGACATCGTTAGGCGCGGTGATGCTCACCGACCCGGTGGTCTGGCCGACCGCGATGGTGATCTTCTCGCCATTGGCCAGGGTCACCACGACCGGGCTGCCGGTGACCGGCGAGGTCACGGTGGCGGTGTAGGTCACGGCGCCGCCTTCGACCGCCGACGGCGTCGCCTTCAGGCTGACGGTCGAGGTGTCGATGGTGTCGGTGACGTTGGTCACAGCCGGTACAGTGCTGGGTACCAGATTCTCGAAGTTGCCGCCGGTGGCGGTCTGGATGGTGGCTTGCACGGTGCCGGCGTCCTTGTAGACGTCGTCACTCGGCGCGGCCACGGTCACGCTGCCGGTGGTGGCGCCGGCGGCGATGTTGATCACCGCGCCGTTGCTCAGGGTTACGGTCATGGCCGTGCCGGCGGCGTTGGTCAGGGTCGCGGTGTAGACGATCGAGCCACCCTCGGCCACGGTGTTGGTGGCGCTGAGGGTCAGGGACGTGGTGTCCGGCGTATCGGTGACTGTGGTGTTGGCCGGATTGCTGTCGACCGCCAGTTTTTCGTAGTTGCCGCCGGTGGCGTTGGTGATGGTGGTGCTCAGGGAGCTGCCACCCGCCAAGGCATCGTTAGGCGCCACGAAATTTACGGTACCGCTGCTGGCGCCGACCGGAATGGTGATGGTCTGGCCATTGGACAGAGTGACCACGACCGGCGAACCGGTTACTGGAGCGGTAACCGACGCGGTGTAAACCACGGTGCCGCCTTCGGCCACATTCGAAGTCGCGGTGAGACTGACGGTCGAGGTATCGATGGTGTCGGTGACGTTGGTGACCGCAGGCGTAGTGCTCGGTACCAGGTTCTCGAAGTTGCCACCGGTGGCGGTCTGGATCGTGGCTTGCACAGTGCCTGCGTCTTTGTAGACGTCATCGGTTGGAGCGGCCACGGTCACGGTGCCAGTGGTGGCGCCGGCGGCGATGTTGATCACCGCGCCGTTGCTCAGGGTCACGGTCACCGGAGTGCCGGCGGCGTTGGTCAGGGTGGCGGTGTAGACGATCGAGCCACCCTCGGCCACGGTGCTGGTGGCGCTGAGGGTCAGGGACGTGGTGTCCGGCGTATCGGTGACCGTGGTGTTGGCCGGATTGCTGTCGACCGCCAGTTTTTCGTAGTTGCCGCCCGTTGCGCCAGTGATGGCGGTGCTCAGGGAACTGCCGCCGACCAGTGCGTCGTTTGGCGCAGTGAAGTTCACGGTGCCGGACGACTCACCCACCGGGATGGTGATGGTCTGGCCGTTCGACAGGGTTACCACGACCGGCGAACCCGTCACTGGAGCGGTGACCGATGTGGTGTAGACCACGACGCCACCTTCGGCCACGGACGGCGTGGCCGTCAGCGAAACGGTGCTGGTGTCGATGGTGTCGGTCACATTGGTGACCGCAGGCGTGGTGTTTGGTACCAGGTTTTCGAAATTGCCACCGGTGGCGGTCTGGATGGTGGCTTGCACGGTGCCGGCGTCTTTGTAGACGTCATCGGCTGGAGCGGCCACGGTCACGGAACCCGTAGTTGCACCGGCGGCAATAGTAATCACTGCACCGTTCGACAAAGTCACGGTTACAGGCGTGCCCGCGGCATTGGTCAGGGTAGCGGTGTAAACGATCGATCCACCTTCAGCGACGGTGTCGGTCGCTGTCAGGCTGAGGGTAGTGGTATCCGGAGTATCGGTAACCGAGGTGTCCGCTGGCTTGCTATCAACATCCAGCTTCTCGTAGTTGCCGCCGGTAGCGTCGGTGATGGTGGTGCTCAGGGAGCTACCGCCCGCCAGGGCATCGTTTGGCGCGGTGAAGTTCACGGTGCCGGACGACTCACCCACCGGGATGGTGATGGTCTGGCCGTTGGACAGGGTCACTACAACCGGCGAACCGGTTACTGGAGCGGTCACGGACGCGGTGTAAACCACGGTGCCGCCTTCGGCCACAGATGGAGTGGCTGTCAGCGAAACAGTGCTGGTATCGATGGTGTCAGTGACATCGGTGACCGCTGGGATGGTGCTCGGAACCAGGTTCTCGAAGTTGCCGCCTGCAGCATCGTTGATGCTGACTTCGACTTTGCCGGCATCCTTGTACACATCATCAGCTGGAGCGGCCACGGTCACGGTGCCGGTGGTGGCGCCGGCGGCGATGGTGATTACCGCGCCATTGCTCAGAGTCACGGTCACAGGCGTGCCCGCGGCGTTGGTCAGGGTGGCGGTGTAAACGATCGATCCGCCTTCTGCCACGGTATCGGTCGCAGTCAGGCTGAGGGTAGTGGTATCCGGCGTATCGGTAACCGATGTGTCGGCAGGCTTGCTGTCGACATCGAGTTTTTCGTAGTTGCCGCCGGTGGCGCCAGTGATGGTGGTGCTCAGGGAGCTGCCACCCGCCAAGGCATCGTTTGGTGCGGTGAAGTTCACGGTGCCGGACGACTCACCCACCGGGATGGTGATGGTCTGACCGTTGGACAGAGTGACAACGACTGGCGAACCAGTCACTGGGGCTGTCACGGACGCGGTGTAAACCACGGTGCCGCCTTCTGCCACGGACGGCGTCGCGGTCAGCGAAACGGTGCTGGTGTCGATAGTGTCAGTGACATCAGTCACAGCCGGAGTGGTGCTTGGAACGAGATTCTCGAAATTACCGCCAGCGGTCTCTTTGATGCTGACTTCGACTTTGCCGGCATCTTTGTAAACGTCATCTGCGGGGGCTGCGACGGTCACGGAACCAGTAGTGGCACCTGCTGCGATAGTAATCACGGCGCCGTTGCTCAAGGTCACGGTCACTGGAGTGCCCGCGGCATTGGTCAGGGTAGCGGTGTAAACGATCGAACCGCCCTCGGCCACGGTTTCGGTGGCGCTCAAGGTCAGGTTGGTGGTGTCCGGGGTATCGGTCACCGAGGTGTCAGCAGGTTTGCTGTCGACATCGAGCTTCTCGTAGTTGCCACCCGTTGCAGCGGTGATCGTGGTGCTCAGGGAGCTACCACCCACCAAGGCATCATTCGGGGCTGTGAAATTCACAGTACCGGAGGACTCGCCCACTGGGATGGTGATGGTCTGGCCGTTCGACAGAGTGACGACTACCGGCGAACCGGTCACTGGAGCAGTGACGGACGCGGTGTAAACCACGGTACCGCCTTCAGCCACAGACGGAGTAGCGGTCAGCGACACAGTCGAAGTGTCGATGGTGTCGGTCACGTTGGTGACGGCTGGAGTCGTGCTCGGCACCAGATTCTCGAAGTTGCCGCCAGTAGCAGTTTTGATTGTGGCTTCTACGGTACTGGCATCT from Pseudomonas chlororaphis subsp. chlororaphis encodes:
- a CDS encoding DUF3050 domain-containing protein, which encodes MNASKELLDARKATLSAHPIFAEINTLAVLQRFMQAHVFAVWDFMSLTKRLQQELTCVRLPWLPPRDPRAARLINEIVLGEESDDRPGQGHYSHFELYLDAMREVGATTGVVERFVALQQEGVSFDTALHSVDADPAASAFVRQTVHTAVQAPAHCVAAAFLHGRESVIPRMFQRILDDWGIGIEQAPTFRYYLQRHIEVDSDDHGPAAEQLLQRLVAGDPQRQQEVYAAAIAAVDSRIALWDGLRLSMAESAIGVSA
- a CDS encoding thioesterase II family protein, which encodes MHARNDKWLMVLNSGEPAKTRLICFPQTGADPEQLRNWSTGLGGHIELVLVRLPGHGSRQAETPVDDWPRLLADTFPALRPLLAKPHALFGHGLGGMLAYETAKHAQAHYPGQTRHLFISACRSPDYPSPRPLLHMLPAAPFQEAMLSLGATPIEIPRDQASRNQYETLLRADLKLFESWRDLSSGNLDIPLTAFYGSEDPLAPASNMANWREFTRREFELIEVAGNHFFIKSQRQRLLQIINIHLGLLGE
- a CDS encoding GntR family transcriptional regulator, which gives rise to MTEKPRPLSKIAVSGPIPAHLARSVIEETLRAAILDGRLPSGTALRQQDLADLFGVSRMPVREALRQLEAQSLLHVVPHKGAVVAELIGYDAVETYGLRLLLELEALRLSIPLLDAEDIAQARGYIAQLENETDHAEIGRLNRLFHMSLYHRAPNQKLLRLIELELNEEERFLRFHLSSMGLGKLTQDDHNAMTDAAEAKDVERAVEVLRGHLEKAAKTIRDYLERTAEG
- the lapG gene encoding cysteine protease LapG, which gives rise to MAARLALSRTLRWLFSALLLAGLLLGGLQADWDFSQISRRATALYGPLGEGQKRIDAWQQLLATQNQASEMEQLKVVNLFFNKNMRYVEDIDLWHQVDYWETPVEALWKGAGDCEDYAIAKYFSLRHLGVSSDKLRITYVKALRQNRAHMVLTYYSSPEAMPLVLDSLIDAIQPASQRTDLLPVYAFNAEGLWLPGKGSKKVGDTKRLSRWQDVLKKMQAEGFPVETTH
- the lapD gene encoding cyclic di-GMP receptor LapD; the protein is MSLFKQLLIAICLFLVVAFSGSFMVSLESSRTQYVNQLRSHAQDAATALALSLTPNIDDPAMVELLVSSIFDSGYYSSIRVINQVTEEVMVERSGTPEVSDVPDWFVKLIGLEPAGGDALVSRGWQQAARVEVVSHPMFAVAKLWQSALGSLGWLLLCGAVSAVLGALLLRRQLKPLDYMVQQSHAIARREFLSLPELPRTPELRRVVQAMNQMVEKLKALFQEQAERSERLRVESYQDNLTGLANRRYFEMQLNARVSNPEQASSGYLLLLRVKDLAGLNQRLGGQRTDQLLQAVGEQLQRECARYPETHNLVTRIRGGEFAVLAPGLVREEALQLAQNLENALASLHATGATDVVSVASIGLAPFVHGDSPQAVLGLGDQALAQAEAQGDTSWACLDHDAAASVGDDHHAWHTLLDGALSQQRFELYFQPVVATRDTALVLHYKVLSRLLDEQGQTIAAGRFLPWLERFGWTSRLDLLMLEQVLKQMAGHQDSLALNLSAATLADPQALNKVFEILRQHSSLGPRLTLEIGEEQLPEQALLEQLTRRLRELGFSLSLQRFGGRFSMIGNLARLGLAYLKIDGSYIRDIDQESDKRLFIEAIQRAAHSIDLPLIAERVETEGELQVIREMGLYGVQGRLVGEPAPWR